AATAGGCGCGATGGGCATTGATCGAAGAGGGCGGGGGTGTGGACCCCTAAATGGGCGCAGACCGCCACGGATGGATGCCAATTGACCCCAGGCGCAGACCCTTAGATGGGCGTCGATTGAAGCAGGCGTGGACCCCTTGACGGGCGCGGACCTCAAAGGAGGGGCACTGATTGAAGCACCAGGCGCGGACCCCTTGACGGGCGTGGACCGCGAGGGAGGGGCACCGAATGAGCAGCAGCTACACCGAGTAGGCGCAGATCCAGGCAAGCATCGATCGAGCTAGGCGTGGGTTAGACACGTCGATATTGAACAATAGGTGAGCATGGACCAGGGTGGGCTAAACACAGGCACAAGGCAAAAGCCAAGCACCAAGCCGTGCACGTCGCAAAGCACACCAGGCCCAAAGACAAGGCTAATAGATAAGAGGATCAGACAAGCAAGTAGAGCACACTACTCTTCATTGTGACCCAAGAGCAAACACATCTGGGATACAATGAATAGTAACCAAGCTCAAAGTCCAAGCAAAAGTGGAAGATACAAAAAACTAAAGAGTAGAAgagcaagaaagagagaagaagagaaataaagagggaaaagtgaaaagagaagaaaggaccAAGAGTATATATCTACaacaaggagaagagaaagaaacaaaaaagatgggagaggagaggtttgaacccacaacctctccctcaccatgCAATTCACAAGCACATCCTCAGAGAAgagattatttgtaaggaaccCCCTAATTGGTACAAGAATGCAaaggatactctcttgagcactccgttccaagagagtggggggcaaatgatgaacccaaaatcaCCTTGACCAATCAGGGGCTGCCACGTGTCCTAACCCAAGAAAGAGGGCCAGCTCAGGACCAGAACCAAGCAGACCAACCTAGGAGAGAATCGACCAAAACCGGACCCATGCGCGGACCGCATGACCCCGAGCATGGATCAGCACTGGGCATGGGGACTGCCCTGGGCGTGGATCACCCCGGGCGCGGATCAACGCTGGGCGCGAACTGCCTGGGAGCAGACTGCCCTGGGCGCGGATTAGACATGGATGAAGACCCCGGGCATGGATTCCCTGAACACATCATCCCCTggcacagtctccctcgaacacggcaACAACCACCGCCATCAATAAGACATAGaccgcatcaccaaggactctaggccaccgcctatcaagtcacgtagtctgaaagGACTCATGTACCAGGagcctcatctaccacgtagataggtcaatccaccaaggataccaagtctatcataaCACTACGTCTCATAGGAAGACGACTACCAAGTCTAGCGTGACACTACGTTTCACGAGAAACAACCAgtcaaggatgagccctgctactcagggactctatcacctatgAAGGACACtgtacatcaactgggactttccacaccgccatgctctactataaaagggaaggtaatcTACCCcacaacccatcttgaattcgattcactcatctgtttgctcagagagatctgacgtaggcatcggagagtcctaggccgaaaccacatcggttctcctttgtcacccagggtcttttacAGGTTACAGTACTTGAAGGACTACTAAgcaatttcttgacgcaacagcaCCGCACCTCATCAGGGCGCTACTCTAATCGCTACAGGcaggcaggccgtagacgatctggattGATAAATGCTCGGTTTGTTTCCACGTaaaattttcctattttactCAACAAATTTTACttcgtaaatgtaaaattttacatgttgaaaaaatttctaatgtttgtttctataaaaaaaaaaaaacaaaccttggaacacttttcaacatttaaaattttttatcttaacttttttaaagtgaaaattgtcaagtaaaatttttcaggtaaaattttacatcgaaacaaacagagccttttTAATGGAAGGCAACATAAATCAGGAGAGCTCCAACGAACCTTATTCTGAAGTTTATCTCCAGCAGAAAAAGGTTATTCAATTCGAAGGGTAGGAGAAGACGATAAGGTTTTTGTCTTTAGTTCGGCCACACATAATTTTGTGGCCTTGGCTTACGTTGAGTCATTCATTCAAGCTAAATTGCATGAATCAGCTAACCAATTTTAACCCTATTTTCacatctatcaaaacaaagaaacaaggaCTAAAAATGAGGGACTTGGCTCCTGGGCATCCAGGCAgctgggctgcatgtgcagcgccagacTCAAGGCAGCGCActttgaccaccttacccctgcccaaacgccttgcccgagcaggggtaaggcggtcaaagcgcAGTGCCTTGAGTCTGGCACTGCACATGCAGCCTGGCTACCCGGATGCACAGGATCTTTATCGAAAAATGTGGGATTATAAAAACTGTTGTAACAATTTACAAACTGATTAAcaaatatactttttttttaccaaaaaaatatctaAATGAAATATCTGCATTTCCCTTggaaaaattaaataagaaaaaagcaATTGGTAGTTTCCGTGCCCAGTCCTCCCGAGTTCCTCTAACAAAAGAGGTTGGAATAACCATTCTATCCTTGTCCAAACACTCTGTCCGAGTGGATTCCAGCACtccttattagaggaactggggaactgagcCGGGCAGGAAACTAGAGTCAGTGGGTAAGAAGGTCTTGTCATGGATTGGCTTTTGTGCTTCCATGGGGATTAAGGGGTTAAATAtaatagagtttttttttataaaaaaataaataattcctTGAGAGGATAAGCTCTAAAATAATATCTTTAAAGAAGCTTTGTAGTGGCAAGTCCTCCAAAGGATAAGCTCGAAAAAATATCTTCAAAACAAGCTTTCAAGTGGAACCATTTTCTCTCAAAATTTAAAACCCCTTTCTATAAATATCTTCCTAAAGAAGaattgagaaagaagaaaagaaaggatggAAGGTCAAGTGACAGAGGAAGctgtaatttatcaaaaaaaaaacagtggaAGCTATGAAGTCTAGAGTGGTGAAAGTGGATTCGTTGGAATCATGGGATTTGTTCATTAGCCAAGCTAACTCCCAGCGCTGTCCTGTAAGTTctctacccctctctctcccccctccaaaaacaaaatacCCTTTACTAATATTCCCTTTTCTACAGTACTTTATTTAGAAATTAAGTCTCTTTCATGGCTACGCATCTCATCAAATTGGAACTACTTTAGTTTTTTTGACTGTCAATTTGGTAATGGATAGGTGGTGGTACATTTCACTGCAACCTGGTGCATGCCGTCGGTGGCCATGAAGCCAATCTTGGAAGAGATGGCGTTGGTCCATCAGAATATCTTGTTTCTTTCCGTAGATGTGGATGAAGTTAAGGTAATATAATTCATTCATCTCTTTAAATTTTTCTCCATTTCCCCTCACCCATACAGGTCGCCCTTGCGCTTTGACATAGAGGCACGTGAAATGGTTTGGGGTTCCTCTATAGCGTGACAGGGCATGAGTGCACATCCAAGGGCCTGCAGCGCTTGAGCACATAGCCCAACATCCTGCGCTACAGAAGACCCAAATCCcacaaaatgaccatcctacatCTGATCATTTTAGGAATTTCAAGGGATGCGATGGTCATTTTGTGTGCCCTTGTGTCAGGATGCAGAGACGGCATGTATGGCGCCCGATAGGATGTGTTGTTTCACccaaataagagataacaaTTAAATGATTAGATGAATCAGACAAGCTAGAAGCAAGgctgttttaatttttttttttaatttaaatttatatatatatatatttttttattattagttttgGGATGGATTAGGAGGTGGCATCGAAGATGGAGATAAAGGCGATGCCGACTTTGTTGCTGTTAAGGGAGGGAACCCAAGTAGACAAGCTCGTTGGGGCCAACCCTGAAGAGATTAAGAAAAGGATTGATGGTTTTGTCCACTCATTCCGTGACTTATTAAAATGAGTTGAAATCTTCGAAACATTGATGGTGTGGGATATTTTTTACAATGTGATGATGCTAATGATGACCTAATCTTTGTGAGATGATGTTTTGATATGTGGATATGTTCATACTCTTATTGTTCTATATGTAAAAATTTCATTtagaaaaaatttaaatcttGAAAAATGTTTCAACTTTTGTTTATGGTTTGTACCGCAGTGTAGCTTGCACCGAGATACATGGTCCTGTCATTCAGGGGaacagggtgatcatttcaccaaCCCCCATATGTCCGGACGCACCGACACAAAGAACAGTTggcttgatatttttttttggataaaaagaagaaacttaataCAACAACGAAAACCAGATACAAACTagtctcaaaaataaaaagcaaactGTTGCCGGGAAAATTAGTAGGATTGAGGTCACTTGGCTTGAAAACCTCCAACAACTTCCTTTGGAGTGGAACAATTCTTTTAAACCCTGCTGCTATCCTATACTGCTACAACTAGCACACTGTTGTTGCTGGGAAAGTTTGTAGGATTGGGGTACCATGGCGACCCCTGAAGGGCATGAATAATCTGAAAGACGGAAAGGGTTCGGATCATCATACGGG
The nucleotide sequence above comes from Telopea speciosissima isolate NSW1024214 ecotype Mountain lineage chromosome 3, Tspe_v1, whole genome shotgun sequence. Encoded proteins:
- the LOC122655991 gene encoding thioredoxin-like protein CXXS1 → MEGQVTEEAVKSRVVKVDSLESWDLFISQANSQRCPVVVHFTATWCMPSVAMKPILEEMALVHQNILFLSVDVDEVKEVASKMEIKAMPTLLLLREGTQVDKLVGANPEEIKKRIDGFVHSFRDLLK